Part of the Paracoccus sp. S3-43 genome, GAATTCGTCCCGCTGGATGTCGATCCAGTCGGCGGCGAAGCGGCGGCATTCCTGGCGGAACTCGACCACGTCCACGGCGTCCTTGTCGCGGCCCTCGGCGCGGTATTTCTCCTCGATCTTCCATTCGATCGGCAACCCGTGGCAGTCCCAACCGGGAATGTATCGCGCATCGCGGCCCATCATCTGGTGGCTGCGCACCACGATGTCCTTGATCGTCTTGTTCAGCGCGTGGCCGATATGCAGGTGGCCGTTCGCGTAAGGAGGGCCGTCATGCAGGATGAAGGGCGCGCGGCCCCCCTTCTCAGCGGCGCGCTCGCGCAGGCGGTCATAGATGCCGATCCGGTCCCAGCGGGCCAGCCATTCCGGTTCGCGCTGCGGCAGGGCCGCGCGCATCGGGAAATCGGTCTGCGGCAGGAACACGGTGTCGCGGTAGTCGGGGGCAGCGGAGGTGGCGGTATCGGCGGGCGTATCGGCGGCCATCGGGGCTTCCTTCGGGGATGAGCTTCGGACAGGCATGACCCGGCGGCGCGAAACCTCACGCCACCGGGTTGCTAATTCGGGATCCGAACGCCAGAAATTCCATGCCGACCTCTATAGAAAGGCGTCCGCGTGCCCGCAACCCTGACAGAGACGGCGATGGCCCGCCGCCGCGCCGCCGTATCGCGATTCGTCCGCGACCGATACGGGCCGCGCGGCACGTGGCGGCTGCACCGCGCGGCGCTTGGGCTGGATCTGCTGCGCGCGCCGCTGAACGTGATGCTGTCGCCGGTCTTCCTGCTGACGCGGCTGCTGGCCTGGCTGCTGGCGCGGCTGGGCGCGGGCCGCGCGGGCGCCTGGCTGGCGGCGCGGCGGGTGTTCCTGCCCTCGGACATGGGCCGGGTGATCGAGGCCGACCTGATCCGCCTGGTCGCCGACCTGGACGCCCAGGGCATCGGCCCCGGCGCGCCGCCCGCCGCCGTGCGCCACGAAGCCGCGACCTTGGCCGAGACCCGCAACGCCGTGTCCGAGATCACCACGTCGCTGATCGTGCTGGCGGGCGGCTGGCTGCTGTTCAACCGCGCGACGCCGGGGGTGATCTCGCTGGCCGGGCCGCTGGCGGAACTGCGCGCCCATGCCACGGCGGTGAACGATTTCCTGCTGGGCGACAGGCTGGGCCGCGCCTGGTACTGGGCCTTTCCGGTCGAGCTGTCGCCCTGGGCGGTGGTCCTGACCAGCATCGCCCTGGCGGTGATCGGGTCTCTGGTCACGACCTTCGCGGGGCTGGTCGCCGACCCGGTGCAGGCCTGGACGGGCATCCATCGCCGCCGCATCCTGCGCCTGCTGGCGCGGCTGGATGCCGCCCGGCCCGGCGGCGGCATCGGGGCCGAGCATATCCTGGCCCGCGCGGGCGACCTGTCGGATGCGGCGCTGCTTTTGTGGCGGAACCTGCGCTGACCCTCGGTCAGCCCCGGCCGCGATAGCCCGCGACGCCCTGATCCGGCAGCCACAGCCCGGCGGGCGCCGGGCCGGTCTGCCAGAACACGTCGATGGGCATCCCGCCGCGCGGATACCAATATCCGCCGATCCGCAGCCACTGCGGCGCGATGGCTTGGACCAGCCGCTTGCCGATGCCCACCGTGCAATCCTCGTGAAAGGCGCCGTGGTTGCGGAAACTGCCCAGGTAAAGCTTCAGCGACTTCGATTCCACCAGCCAGTCGCCGGGCACATAGTCGATCACCAGATGCGCGAAATCCGGCTGGCCGGTGATCGGGCACAGGCTGGTGAATTCGGGCTGGGTGAAGCGGACGGCATAGACCTCGCCCGCCTGGGGGTTCGGCACCCTCTCCAGCACGGCCTCCTCGGGGCTGGCGGGCAGGTCGGTCGGGACGCCAAGCTGGGTCAGGGCGTCGGTGTAATGGGCCATCGGGCTTCCTTTCGAGCGGCGCGCGGCCATAGCAGCCGCCGCCCCATGCGTCAAACCGCGCCTTGCGCCGGGGCGGGCCGCGCGCCACATAAGACCCGACCATGAACAGACAAGCCGCCATGATCCCGCCCCGCTTCGACGTGACCGCCGACCAGATCGACCGCGTGGTGGCCGTCTTCTACGGCGCCGTCCGGCGGCACGAGGTGCTGGGCCCGGTCTTCGCCAACCACGTCGCCGACTGGCCCGCGCACGAGGCGAGGATCGCCGCCTTCTGGCGCAACGCGATCCTCTATGAACGCAGCTATGACGGCAGCCCGATGCGCGCCCATATGCGGGCGGGCGACGTGCGCGCGGAACATTTCCCGGTCTGGCTGGCGCTGTTCGACGAGACCCTGCGCCGCACCCTGCCGCCGGAAACCGCCCGCGCCTGGTCGGCCCTGGCCCACCGCATCGGCCAGGGCCTGCGCATGGGGGTCGAGGATGTCCGCCCCACCCGCGAAGGCCCGCCGATCCTGCGCTAGCGGCGCGGCGGGCGCGCCTTGTAGGTCGGCAGGCTCCAGCCCAGAGCCAGGCTGCCCGCCCGCAGCGCGATCACCACCAGCCCGCAGAAGATCAGCGCCATCGGCCGCGGCATGCCCACGCCGATCAGCGCGACGCCGACCACCGCGCCGCCGAAGGTCGCGGTGACGTAAAGCTCTTTCTGCTTCAGGACCAGCGGCAGTTCGTTGCCCACCACGTCGCGGATCAGCCCGCCGAAGGTGCCGGTGACGACGCCCATCGCCACCGCGACGACCGGCCCGGCGCCGGTCTCCAGCGCAAGGCCCACACCCGCCGGAACCGCCACGGCCAGCGCGAAGGCGTCCAGCCAGACGATCAGCCGATAACGGCTTTCGAACAGATGCGCGGTGAAGAACACCACGACCGCCGCGCCCGCCGTCAGCAGGATCAGTTCCGGCCGCTGCACCCAGAAGACCGGATCGCGCCCCAGCACAAGATCGCGCACCGTGCCGCCGCCGATGCCGGTCAGCGTGGCGAAGAAGACGAAGCCCACGACATCAAGCTGCGCCCGGCTGGCCACCAGGGCGCCCGTCAACGCAAAGACCAGCACGCTGGCATAGTCCAGCCACGGGACCAGATCCGCCAGCGTCACCCCGTGGCCCTTACGGGCTTGAAGGGCGCCATGCCCGCGCGGGCCAGTTCGTCGGCGCGTTCGTTTTCGGGGTGGCCCGCATGGCCCTTGATCCAGGCCCAGGTCACGTCATGGCGCCGCCGCGCCTCGTCCAGGCGCTGCCACAATTCGGCATTCTTGACGGGCTTGCGGTCGGCGGTGCGCCAGCCGTTCTTCTTCCAGCCGTGGATCCACTGGGTCACGCCGTTCTTCACATAGGCGCTGTCGGTGGTGATGGTGATCGCGGTGGGCCGGGCCAGAACCTCCAGCGCGCTGATCGCGGCCATCAGCTCCATCCGGTTGTTGGTGGTCAGCGCCTCGCCCCCGGCCAGTTCGCGCTCCTTGACGACGGTATCCCCGTCCATGGCGCGCATCAGCACGCCCCAGCCGCCGGGGCCGGGATTGCCGCTGCACGCGCCGTCGGTCCAGGCGAACAGATCAGCCATCCAGCCCCGCATATCCCGGCAGCGCGGCGACGCGATCCAGCCAGCGGTTCACCGCCGCAAACCGCGCCATGTCGAAACCGCCCTTGGTGCCCGCCCTGACCTTGTCGCTGTTGCCCGAAGAGGGCATCGAATAAAGCCGCATCCGTTCTTTGCCTTGGTCCAAATATCCTCGGGGGGGCCGCCGGTTGGCCTGCGCCGTCAGGCGCTTTCTCGCAGCACCTTCGGCACCTTGAATTCGACGTTTTCCTGCGCCGTCTCGACGATCTCGACCGTCACGTCATAGCGGGCGCGGAAGGCGTCGATCACCTCGTTCACCAGCACCTCGGGGGCGCTTGCGCCCGCCGTGACGCCCACCGCCGTCGCGCCGTCGATGGCGCGCCAGTCGATCTGGTCGGCGCGCATCACCAGCTGCGAATAGGCGCAGCCCGCCGCCCGCCCGACCTCGACCAGCCGTTTCGAGTTCGAGGAATTGGGCGCCCCGATCACCAGCAGCGCGTCGATCTTGTGCGCGATCGCCTTGACGGCGGCCTGCCGGTTGGTGGTGGCATAGCAGATGTCTTCGCGCGCGGGGCCGTGGATGGCGGGAAAACGCGCCTTCAGCGCCGCGACGATTTCGGCGGTGTCGTCCACCGACAGCGTGGTCTGGGTGATGAAGGCCAGCCGCCCCGGATCGCGCGGGGCGAGGCGAGCCACATCCTCGGCCGTCTCGACCAGGATCACCTCGCCCTCGGGCAGTTGGCCCATGGTGCCCAGCACCTCGGGGTGGCCCGCATGGCCGATCATCACCATCTGCAACCCCTCGGCATGATGGCGGGCGGCTTCGGTATGGACCTTGGTCACAAGCGGGCAGGTCGCGTCCACATGGATCATGTTGCGCCGCCGCGCCTCGGCGGGGACGGCCTTGGGCACGCCATGGGCCGAAAAGATCACCGGGCGGTCGTCGGGCACCTCGTCCAGTTCCTCGACGAAGACCGCGCCCTGGTCGCGCAGGCTGTCGACGACGAACTTGTTGTGGACGATCTCGTGGCGGACATAGACGGGGGCGCCCCATTTCTGCAACGCCAGTTCGACGATCTTGATGGCGCGGTCCACGCCCGCGCAGAACCCGCGCGGCGCGGCAAGATACAGCATCAGGGGCGGTTTCGCGTGTTCCATGATGCCTGAGGTAGCGCGGCGGGGCCGTTTCGTCCAGCCGCAAGCCCGTCACAAGCTTGCAATACCATCCCCGCCGCGCCACCATCGCAACCCAACGGAAGGGGATCACCATGAGACTGTTCTACGCACCGGGAACCTGCGCCCTGGCCCCCTGGATCGCGCTTCGCTGGGCGGGCGCGGCTTTTGAGGCGGTAAAGGTCGATTACGCGTCCGCCGAGTTCAAGCGCGTCAACCCGCTGGCGCAGGTGCCCGCGCTCGATCTGGGCGGGCCGCGCGCGATGACCCAGGCGGATGCGATCCTTGGATATATCGCCGAAACCCATCCCGCCGCCCGGCTTGGCCCCGACGGCGACACGATGGGCCGGTTCGAATTCGCCGAAGCCATGTCCTTCCTGACCGGCGACTTCCATCCGGCCTTCTGGCCGCTGTTCGCCCCGCAGCGCTTCACCGCCGATCATTCGCAGCCGTCGCTGGACCATGTGAAAAAGGCGGCCGAGGCGCGGGTGGATCGGGTGATGGCCTATCTGGACGACCTGATCGGCGCGGGCGGCCATCTCTATCGCGACCGCCGCACGGTGGCCGATGCCTATGCCTTCGTCATGGCGCGATGGTCGGCCAAGGTGGCGAAGACCTGGAAGGATTATCCGAACGTCGCGCGCCTGTTCGAGTGGATGAACGAGGATGCCGATGTGAAGGAAGTGCTGCGCCTGTCAGCCGCCTGAGGCGACGGCCAGCAGCCCGTCCACATCCAGATGCGCTTCCAGATGGTCGGCCAGATCGTCCAGCACCCGGTCCACCCCGGCCTCGTATCCCGGCTGCGAGGGCGCGCCCAGCCGCGCCAGCCAGGCGGCGCGGAAGGCGTCGCCCGAAAACAGCCCGTGCAGATAGGTGCCCGCCACCCGGCCATCGGCGCTGACCGCGCCGTCGGGACCGGGGATATGGGCAAAGGGCCGCGCGCAGTCGGGACCGGCGCTGCGGCCCATATGGATCTCGTATCCCGTCACCGGCTGGCCGAGCGCGGTGCCGGTGATCCGCTCCAGCCGCTTGTCGGGGGCCATCGCGGTCTCCACGTCCAGCAGGCCCAGGCCCGCGACCTCGCCCGCCCTGCCGTCGCTGCCCGAAGGGTCGCGGATCACCCGGCCCAGCATCTGATAGCCGCCGCAGATGCCCAGCACATGCCCGCCGCGCCGGTGATGGGCGATCAGGTCGATGTCCCAGCCCTGCGCGCGCAGGAAGGCCAGATCGCCCAAGGTCGATTTCGTGCCGGGCAGGATCACCAGACCGGCATCGCCGGGGATCGCGCGGCCAGGCCCCAGCATGGTCAGCCGCAGGCCGGGCTCGGCCGCCAGCGGGTCGAGGTCGTCGAAATTCGCGATCCGCGACAGGCAGAGGCAGACGACATGCGGCCCCTGCCCTTGCGAGGCGCGCAGGTCCACCGCATCCTCGGCGGGCAGCCTGTGCGCATCCGCGAACCACGGCACCAGGCCGAAGCAGCGCCAGCCCGTGCGCGCCCCGATCAGCCGATAGCCGTCGTCGAACAGGCGCGGATCGCCCCGGAACTTGTTGACCAGAAAGCCCCGGATCATCGCCGCGTCGTCAGGGTCGATCACCGCCTGGGTGCCGACGATCTGCGCGATCACCCCGCCCCGGTCGATATCGCCCGCCAGCACCACCGGCACGCCCGCCGCCCGCGCGAAGCCCATATTGGCGATGTCGCGGGGGCGCAGGTTCACCTCGGCCGGGCTGCCCGCGCCTTCGACGATCACCAGATCATGGGCGGCGGTCAGGCGGGCGAAGCTGTCCATCACCCCCGCCAGCAGGCGCGGACGCAGCGCGGCATAATCGCGCGCCTCGGCCCGCGCCACCGCGCGGCCGTGCAGGATCACCTGCGCGCCGGTGTCGGTCTCGGGCTTCAGCAGGACCGGGTTCATGTCGGTCACGGGTTCCAGCCCGCAGGCCCGCGCCTGCAAGGCCTGCGCGCGGCCGATTTCCCCGCCATCCGCCGTCACGGCGGCGTTGTTCGACATGTTCTGCGGCTTGAAGGGCGCGACCGACAGGCCCCGGCGCTGCGCCGCGCGGCACAAGCCCGCCACCAGCAGCGACTTTCCGACATTCGATCCGGTGCCCTGGATCATCAGCGCAGGCATGGTTCACACTCGCTTGCCATCATCTGCCCGGATGACTAGATAGGCGCGTCCGAAAGCGAAAGGCCGAAAGCCGTGGAAAACGTCGTCCTGACCATCCATCTGATCCTCGCGGTGCTGCTCACCGGGGTGGTGCTGCTGCAACGATCCGAGGGTGGCGGGCTTGGCATGGGCGGCGGCGGGGGCGGCGTCATGACCGGCCGCCAGGCGGCCAACGCGCTGACGCGGCTGACCTGGATCTTCGGCATCGCGCTGTTCGTGACCTCGATCGCGCTGACCATCATCGCCGCGCGGCAGGTGTCCAACAGCTCGATCATGGACCAGCTGGGCGTGCCCGCAGGCCGCCAGGACTCGACGCTGCCGCAGGTTCCGGCCTATGTGCCGCCGCCCTCCAGCGGCGCGGCGGGCGATCCGCTGACCCCGCCCGCGCCGCAAGGGGCCGCCCCGGCAGCCGATACCGCTGCGCCCGAAGCCCCGGCAACCGAAGCCGCAACACCGGCCGCCGAACCCGTGGCGCCGCCCGCGCCCGCTGCGCCCGCGACCCCGGCCAGCCCGGCGCCCGCCAACTAAGTCACACCAGAAATAGGGGCGGCGCCTTTCCGCCCCACATCAACTTGCGGTTCCTTGCGGCCACGGGGCGAATCGGCTATATCTCAAGTCCCGTGATGCTGGCTGTCCGACGGCCCGCAGCCAATCAGAATTTGCATCTCACGCTTTCAGAATTCACGGGGGCCTTCATGGCGCGTTACATCTTCATCACCGGCGGCGTCGTGTCCTCGCTTGGCAAGGGCCTGGCCTCGGCGGCACTGGGCGCGCTGTTGCAGGCACGGGGCTTCACCGTCAGGCTGCGCAAGCTGGACCCCTATCTGAACGTCGATCCCGGCACCATGTCGCCCTTCGAACATGGCGAGGTCTTCGTGACCGATGACGGTGCGGAAACCGACCTGGATCTGGGCCATTACGAACGCTTCACCGGCGTCGCCGCGCGGCGCAGCGACAGCGTTTCGGCGGGGCGGATCTATTCCAACGTGCTGGAAAAGGAACGGCGCGGTGAATATCTGGGCAAGACCATCCAGGTCATTCCCCATGTCACCAATGAAATCAAGGACTTCCTGGCCCTTGGCGAGGATGAGGCCGATTTCATGCTGTGCGAGATCGGCGGTACGGTGGGCGATATCGAGGGCCTGCCCTTCTTCGAGGCGATCCGCCAGTTCACCCACGAACGAACGCGCGGCCAGTGCATTCTGATGCATCTGACGTTGCTGCCCTATCTTTCGGCCTCGGGCGAATTGAAGACCAAGCCCACCCAGCACAGCGTCAAGGAACTGCAATCCATCGGCCTGGCCCCCGACGTGCTGGTCTGCCGGTCCGAACATCCGATCCCGGAAAAGGAACGCGCCAAGATCGCGCTGTTCTGCAATGTCCGCCCCGACGCGGTGATCCCCGCCTATGACCTGAAGTCGATCTACCAGGCGCCGCTGGCCTATCATCGCGCGGGGCTTGACCGCGCCGTGCTGGACGCCTTCCAGATCAGCCCCGCCCCGCGCCCCGACCTGTCGAAATGGGAGGATGTGATCGACCGGCTGGAAAACGCCGAAGGCGTGGTCCGCATCGCCGTGGTCGGCAAATACACCCAGCTTGAGGATGCCTACAAATCCATCGCCGAGGCGCTGACCCATGGCGGCATGGCCAACCGCGTGCGCGTCAAGGCCGACTGGGTGGACAGCGAGAAGCTGGAGGGCGAAGGCGCGCATCTGCTGGACGGCTATCACGGCATCATCGTGCCCGGCGGCTTCGGCGAACGCGGCACCGAAGGGATGCTGGCCGCCGCGAAATACGCGCGGGAAAAGAAGGTGCCCTATCTGGGCATCTGCCTGGGGATGCAGATGGCGGTGATCGAGGCCGCGCGCAACCTGGCCGGAATGCCCGACGCCGGATCCGAGGAGTTCGACCACGAGGCGGGCAAGACGCGCTTTACCCCGGTCGTCTATCACCTCAAGGAATGGGTGCAGGGCAACTATACGGTGCAGCGCAAGGTCGGCGACGACAAGGGCGGCACGATGCGGCTGGGCGCCTATACCGCGATGCTGACCCCCGATTCGCGGATCAGCGAAGTCTATGGCGGCGCGACCGAGATCGAGGACCGCCACCGCCACCGCTACGAGGTCGACGCCACCTATCGCGAAGCCCTGGAACAGGCGGGGCTGTGCTTCTCGGGCATGTCGCCCGACGGCAAGCTGCCCGAGGCGGTGGAATACGCCGACCACCCCTGGTTCATCGGCGTGCAATCCCATCCCGAACTGAAGTCCAAACCCTTCGCCCCCGCGCCGCTGTTCGCGGGATTCATCCGGGCGGCGATGCAGGAAGGGCGGCTGGTCTAACGCGCGCCGCCCCTTTCGGCGGCCCGCAGTGGATGCGCGGGTCTTCGCAATTCAGCCCTCGCCCGACTGCTGTTCCCGCGGCGGCCTGCCGACGATATCGCGCAGCGCGTCCAGCTCGATGAAGTTGTCCGCCTGCCTGCGCAGATCATCCGCGATCATCGGCGGCTGGCTGCGGATCGTGGACACCACGGACACGCGCACGCCCTGGCGCTGCAAGGCCTCGATCAGCGGGCGGAAATCGCCGTCGCCGGAAAAGATCACCGCATGGTCCAGCCGGGGGGCAAGCTGCATGGCGTCGATGGTCAGCTCGATGTCCATGTTGCCCTTGATCTTCCGGCGGCCCATCGTGTCGGTATATTCCTTGGCGGGCTTCGTCACCACGCAATAGCCGTTATAGTGCAGCCAGTCGACCAGCGGGCGGATCGGGGAATAATCCTCGCCCTCCATCAGCGCGGTAT contains:
- a CDS encoding DUF6635 family protein, with the translated sequence MPATLTETAMARRRAAVSRFVRDRYGPRGTWRLHRAALGLDLLRAPLNVMLSPVFLLTRLLAWLLARLGAGRAGAWLAARRVFLPSDMGRVIEADLIRLVADLDAQGIGPGAPPAAVRHEAATLAETRNAVSEITTSLIVLAGGWLLFNRATPGVISLAGPLAELRAHATAVNDFLLGDRLGRAWYWAFPVELSPWAVVLTSIALAVIGSLVTTFAGLVADPVQAWTGIHRRRILRLLARLDAARPGGGIGAEHILARAGDLSDAALLLWRNLR
- the queF gene encoding preQ(1) synthase, with translation MAHYTDALTQLGVPTDLPASPEEAVLERVPNPQAGEVYAVRFTQPEFTSLCPITGQPDFAHLVIDYVPGDWLVESKSLKLYLGSFRNHGAFHEDCTVGIGKRLVQAIAPQWLRIGGYWYPRGGMPIDVFWQTGPAPAGLWLPDQGVAGYRGRG
- a CDS encoding group III truncated hemoglobin, with protein sequence MNRQAAMIPPRFDVTADQIDRVVAVFYGAVRRHEVLGPVFANHVADWPAHEARIAAFWRNAILYERSYDGSPMRAHMRAGDVRAEHFPVWLALFDETLRRTLPPETARAWSALAHRIGQGLRMGVEDVRPTREGPPILR
- a CDS encoding trimeric intracellular cation channel family protein; the encoded protein is MTLADLVPWLDYASVLVFALTGALVASRAQLDVVGFVFFATLTGIGGGTVRDLVLGRDPVFWVQRPELILLTAGAAVVVFFTAHLFESRYRLIVWLDAFALAVAVPAGVGLALETGAGPVVAVAMGVVTGTFGGLIRDVVGNELPLVLKQKELYVTATFGGAVVGVALIGVGMPRPMALIFCGLVVIALRAGSLALGWSLPTYKARPPRR
- the rnhA gene encoding ribonuclease HI, with amino-acid sequence MADLFAWTDGACSGNPGPGGWGVLMRAMDGDTVVKERELAGGEALTTNNRMELMAAISALEVLARPTAITITTDSAYVKNGVTQWIHGWKKNGWRTADRKPVKNAELWQRLDEARRRHDVTWAWIKGHAGHPENERADELARAGMAPFKPVRATG
- the ispH gene encoding 4-hydroxy-3-methylbut-2-enyl diphosphate reductase, with protein sequence MEHAKPPLMLYLAAPRGFCAGVDRAIKIVELALQKWGAPVYVRHEIVHNKFVVDSLRDQGAVFVEELDEVPDDRPVIFSAHGVPKAVPAEARRRNMIHVDATCPLVTKVHTEAARHHAEGLQMVMIGHAGHPEVLGTMGQLPEGEVILVETAEDVARLAPRDPGRLAFITQTTLSVDDTAEIVAALKARFPAIHGPAREDICYATTNRQAAVKAIAHKIDALLVIGAPNSSNSKRLVEVGRAAGCAYSQLVMRADQIDWRAIDGATAVGVTAGASAPEVLVNEVIDAFRARYDVTVEIVETAQENVEFKVPKVLRESA
- a CDS encoding glutathione S-transferase N-terminal domain-containing protein, giving the protein MRLFYAPGTCALAPWIALRWAGAAFEAVKVDYASAEFKRVNPLAQVPALDLGGPRAMTQADAILGYIAETHPAARLGPDGDTMGRFEFAEAMSFLTGDFHPAFWPLFAPQRFTADHSQPSLDHVKKAAEARVDRVMAYLDDLIGAGGHLYRDRRTVADAYAFVMARWSAKVAKTWKDYPNVARLFEWMNEDADVKEVLRLSAA
- a CDS encoding cobyric acid synthase, with the translated sequence MPALMIQGTGSNVGKSLLVAGLCRAAQRRGLSVAPFKPQNMSNNAAVTADGGEIGRAQALQARACGLEPVTDMNPVLLKPETDTGAQVILHGRAVARAEARDYAALRPRLLAGVMDSFARLTAAHDLVIVEGAGSPAEVNLRPRDIANMGFARAAGVPVVLAGDIDRGGVIAQIVGTQAVIDPDDAAMIRGFLVNKFRGDPRLFDDGYRLIGARTGWRCFGLVPWFADAHRLPAEDAVDLRASQGQGPHVVCLCLSRIANFDDLDPLAAEPGLRLTMLGPGRAIPGDAGLVILPGTKSTLGDLAFLRAQGWDIDLIAHHRRGGHVLGICGGYQMLGRVIRDPSGSDGRAGEVAGLGLLDVETAMAPDKRLERITGTALGQPVTGYEIHMGRSAGPDCARPFAHIPGPDGAVSADGRVAGTYLHGLFSGDAFRAAWLARLGAPSQPGYEAGVDRVLDDLADHLEAHLDVDGLLAVASGG
- the secG gene encoding preprotein translocase subunit SecG yields the protein MENVVLTIHLILAVLLTGVVLLQRSEGGGLGMGGGGGGVMTGRQAANALTRLTWIFGIALFVTSIALTIIAARQVSNSSIMDQLGVPAGRQDSTLPQVPAYVPPPSSGAAGDPLTPPAPQGAAPAADTAAPEAPATEAATPAAEPVAPPAPAAPATPASPAPAN
- a CDS encoding CTP synthase, which codes for MARYIFITGGVVSSLGKGLASAALGALLQARGFTVRLRKLDPYLNVDPGTMSPFEHGEVFVTDDGAETDLDLGHYERFTGVAARRSDSVSAGRIYSNVLEKERRGEYLGKTIQVIPHVTNEIKDFLALGEDEADFMLCEIGGTVGDIEGLPFFEAIRQFTHERTRGQCILMHLTLLPYLSASGELKTKPTQHSVKELQSIGLAPDVLVCRSEHPIPEKERAKIALFCNVRPDAVIPAYDLKSIYQAPLAYHRAGLDRAVLDAFQISPAPRPDLSKWEDVIDRLENAEGVVRIAVVGKYTQLEDAYKSIAEALTHGGMANRVRVKADWVDSEKLEGEGAHLLDGYHGIIVPGGFGERGTEGMLAAAKYAREKKVPYLGICLGMQMAVIEAARNLAGMPDAGSEEFDHEAGKTRFTPVVYHLKEWVQGNYTVQRKVGDDKGGTMRLGAYTAMLTPDSRISEVYGGATEIEDRHRHRYEVDATYREALEQAGLCFSGMSPDGKLPEAVEYADHPWFIGVQSHPELKSKPFAPAPLFAGFIRAAMQEGRLV
- a CDS encoding NYN domain-containing protein, with amino-acid sequence MFYKDDRLAIFIDGANLYASAKALGFDIDYKLLRQEFDRRGKLMRAYYYTALMEGEDYSPIRPLVDWLHYNGYCVVTKPAKEYTDTMGRRKIKGNMDIELTIDAMQLAPRLDHAVIFSGDGDFRPLIEALQRQGVRVSVVSTIRSQPPMIADDLRRQADNFIELDALRDIVGRPPREQQSGEG